One Sesamum indicum cultivar Zhongzhi No. 13 unplaced genomic scaffold, S_indicum_v1.0 scaffold00243, whole genome shotgun sequence DNA window includes the following coding sequences:
- the LOC105179939 gene encoding uncharacterized protein LOC105179939 produces the protein MQQQKGDLSLNVQQAKEFLATTQELLAHDRHDETLLLLEHCCKIVLMKAVKLEQSMLRQRAKMQWLKEGDQCSRIFFRKVATRRATKQIFQIKGPDDNMINDQEDIVAEFVRYFETLLGGEHREWELNIEHLRSRATHVLTEEEGDMLVSSITRDEVKEAFFGIEEDKAPGLDGYSAGFYKVAWPIVGREVTNAILEFFHNGRLLK, from the coding sequence ATGCAACAACAGAAAGGGGATCTTTCTCTCAATGTACAGCAAGCCAAGGAATTCCTCGCCACAACTCAGGAACTACTTGCTCACGACAGACATGATGAGACATTATTGTTATTGGAGCACTGTTGTAAAATCGTGCTCATGAAAGCTGTGAAATTAGAACAAAGCATGCTTCGACAACGGGCTAAAATGCAATGGTTGAAGGAGGGAGACCAATGCTCGAGGATCTTCTTTCGTAAAGTGGCTACCCGACGAGCAACAAAGCAAATCTTCCAAATAAAAGGGCCTGATGATAATATGATCAACGATCAGGAGGATATTGTTGCGGAATTTGTGCGCTATTTTGAAACCTTATTAGGCGGGGAACACCGAGAATGGGAGCTGAATATAGAACATTTGAGATCGAGGGCTACGCATGTGCTAACAGAAGAGGAAGGGGACATGCTTGTAAGCTCAATCACTAGAGATGAAGTTAAAGAGGCCTTCTTTGGTATTGAGGAGGATAAGGCGCCGGGGCTTGATGGATATTCGGCTGGATTTTACAAAGTCGCATGGCCTATTGTTGGCAGGGAGGTTACAAATGCAATATTGGAGTTCTTTCATAATGGCCGCCTGTTGAAGTAA